From a region of the Methanothrix sp. genome:
- a CDS encoding 50S ribosomal protein L23: protein MIIKCPYVPEKVTGMIDRDNTIEFIVDLKATKPQIKKEIEDLYDVEVIEIRTMITPRGEKKAVVRLAGDKTANELATRLGLL, encoded by the coding sequence ATGATAATCAAATGCCCTTACGTCCCTGAGAAGGTCACGGGCATGATCGACAGGGACAACACCATAGAGTTCATTGTGGATCTGAAGGCAACAAAGCCACAGATCAAGAAGGAGATTGAGGATCTCTATGATGTTGAGGTTATCGAGATCAGAACCATGATAACACCCCGGGGCGAGAAGAAGGCTGTTGTAAGGCTCGCTGGTGATAAGACCGCAAATGAGCTTGCCACCAGGCTGGGCCTGCTGTAA
- a CDS encoding 50S ribosomal protein L22 yields the protein MGRLNYSITPEGRFARAMGVELPISPKHAREICRAIRGMKVDAAERYLQDVVALKRAVPFRRYNRNVPHRRGLVGWPSGRFPQKAARAVLRVLKNAVGNAEYRGLDREKLMIGYANTKKGRTFRGWMPRAMGRATPKNQETVSIEMILTEVR from the coding sequence GTGGGAAGACTGAACTACTCAATTACCCCTGAGGGGCGGTTTGCCAGGGCGATGGGCGTGGAGCTGCCCATCTCTCCGAAGCATGCCAGAGAGATCTGCAGGGCGATAAGGGGAATGAAGGTCGATGCCGCGGAGAGGTACCTCCAGGACGTCGTAGCCCTGAAGAGGGCGGTGCCGTTCCGGCGGTACAACAGGAACGTGCCCCACAGGCGCGGGCTGGTCGGATGGCCGTCCGGCAGGTTTCCGCAGAAGGCAGCGAGGGCTGTGCTCAGGGTGCTTAAGAATGCGGTCGGAAATGCGGAGTACAGGGGTCTCGACAGGGAGAAGCTGATGATTGGCTATGCCAACACAAAGAAGGGAAGAACGTTCCGGGGATGGATGCCAAGGGCCATGGGCAGGGCCACTCCGAAGAACCAGGAGACCGTATCCATAGAGATGATACTGACAGAGGTGAGATAG
- the rpl4p gene encoding 50S ribosomal protein L4 — MNAKIIDISGNPVGEIVLPGIFEEEYRPDLIKKAVLAAQANRLQPYGPHFYAGMNTSARSWGPGHGVSRVPRIVTGRRAAAVPMARGGRASHPPVPSKVLSEKINEKERIKAIRSAVAATARSDLVAARGHVFSGELPVVVRAEIESISKTSELRKFLMAAGLWDDVLRAKNGRKVRAGKGKLRGRRFRQPRSILIVTASDNGIGRAARNLPGVDFVTADKLNAELLAPGTHAGRLTVWSEPSLKVLEERL; from the coding sequence ATGAACGCTAAGATTATCGATATTTCAGGAAATCCGGTCGGCGAGATTGTGCTCCCCGGGATCTTTGAGGAGGAGTACAGGCCGGATCTCATAAAGAAGGCGGTGCTTGCAGCCCAGGCCAACAGACTGCAGCCCTATGGGCCGCATTTCTACGCTGGAATGAACACATCAGCGAGGTCGTGGGGGCCGGGTCACGGCGTGTCCAGGGTCCCCAGGATCGTCACAGGTAGAAGAGCAGCTGCTGTGCCCATGGCACGCGGCGGGCGCGCGTCCCATCCTCCGGTGCCATCGAAGGTCCTGAGCGAGAAGATCAACGAGAAGGAGAGGATCAAGGCGATAAGGTCTGCTGTGGCAGCGACAGCAAGATCAGATCTCGTGGCCGCGAGGGGACATGTATTCAGCGGAGAGCTTCCGGTCGTTGTCAGGGCCGAGATCGAGAGCATATCAAAGACCTCAGAGCTGCGGAAGTTCCTGATGGCTGCAGGCCTCTGGGATGACGTTCTGAGGGCGAAGAACGGACGGAAGGTGCGGGCCGGAAAGGGCAAGCTCAGGGGGAGGAGGTTCAGGCAGCCCAGGAGCATCCTGATCGTAACAGCGTCAGATAATGGTATAGGCAGGGCAGCGCGCAACCTCCCGGGGGTCGATTTTGTGACCGCCGATAAGCTGAACGCTGAGCTTCTGGCGCCAGGGACCCACGCTGGCAGGCTCACCGTATGGAGCGAGCCATCTCTCAAAGTTCTGGAGGAGAGGCTATGA
- a CDS encoding 50S ribosomal protein L3, with the protein MAKIHRPRRGSLAFSPRKRAKSEVPRIRSWVSEERAGMAGFAGYKAGMTHVMMIDDRPRSLTEGMEISVPVTVVEVPPMSVAALRVYETYNGGIRPAGELWAENLSQDLARAITIPKARRGTSLEEIESRVDELCEIRVLAHTNPGLVTGVPKKVPEIMEIPVTGRSVEEQLKAAEGLLGSQVAVGSIFSVGDWIDVTAVTKGKGTQGPVKRWGIMLQKRKHSRTGKLRHVGNLGPWHPARISWRVPQLGQTGYHQRTEFNKRIMAIGTNGMDITPDGGFVGYGVVRNEYMLIKGSIPGPVKRLVRMRRAIRPGAAFAPKAPQILYVSRESKQGV; encoded by the coding sequence ATGGCAAAGATACACCGACCGAGGCGGGGTTCGCTGGCCTTCAGCCCCAGGAAGAGGGCCAAGAGCGAGGTTCCAAGGATAAGATCCTGGGTCTCAGAAGAGAGGGCCGGAATGGCCGGCTTTGCCGGATACAAAGCTGGCATGACACATGTCATGATGATAGATGACAGGCCCAGAAGTCTCACAGAGGGCATGGAGATCAGTGTGCCTGTAACAGTGGTGGAGGTGCCGCCCATGAGCGTAGCAGCGCTCAGGGTCTACGAGACGTACAACGGCGGCATCAGGCCTGCAGGAGAGCTCTGGGCTGAAAACCTGAGCCAGGATCTGGCAAGAGCGATAACGATCCCGAAGGCAAGAAGGGGCACATCCCTGGAGGAGATCGAGTCCAGGGTGGATGAGCTCTGCGAGATCAGGGTCCTGGCTCACACGAATCCAGGTCTGGTGACGGGCGTACCCAAAAAGGTGCCGGAGATCATGGAGATACCTGTCACAGGGCGATCCGTGGAGGAGCAGCTCAAAGCCGCAGAGGGACTTCTGGGCAGCCAGGTGGCTGTGGGCAGCATCTTCAGCGTTGGCGACTGGATCGATGTAACTGCAGTCACAAAGGGAAAGGGAACCCAGGGTCCGGTGAAGCGCTGGGGAATAATGCTACAGAAGAGAAAGCACTCGCGCACCGGCAAGCTCAGACATGTCGGCAACCTCGGGCCGTGGCACCCGGCGAGGATAAGCTGGAGGGTTCCGCAGCTCGGTCAGACCGGGTATCACCAGAGGACCGAGTTCAACAAGAGGATAATGGCCATAGGCACGAACGGCATGGACATAACCCCCGATGGTGGCTTTGTCGGCTATGGAGTCGTGAGAAACGAGTACATGCTGATAAAGGGAAGCATCCCCGGACCCGTGAAGAGGTTGGTCAGGATGCGCAGGGCGATCAGGCCAGGCGCAGCATTCGCGCCGAAGGCGCCCCAGATACTGTATGTCAGCAGGGAATCAAAGCAGGGTGTCTGA
- a CDS encoding 30S ribosomal protein S3, which translates to MAVEKKFVQEGFTKALVDEYLAKELDRAGYGGMVMNRTPMGTQITVYAEKPGMVIGKGGKLIRKITRDLERRFRLDNPQIDVQDVGKGDLNARVVANRLASSLEHGWYFRKAGQSMLRRVMDSGALGCEIVISGKLTGPRARVEKFLAGYIKHSGKPAEEIVDTGYAVAVKKLGAIGCQVRIVPPGAVLPDDFQIKAPPEEPEAKETVPVAAPSTAPETQEKVEEKKSELDRLLDEPVDAPSATKEVQELAPQEPESGTGMSEAETHGDIQD; encoded by the coding sequence TTGGCTGTTGAGAAGAAGTTCGTCCAGGAGGGATTCACCAAGGCGCTCGTGGATGAGTATCTTGCGAAGGAGCTGGACCGGGCTGGATACGGCGGCATGGTCATGAACCGCACCCCGATGGGCACCCAGATCACGGTTTATGCTGAGAAACCCGGCATGGTCATAGGAAAGGGCGGGAAGCTGATACGCAAGATAACCCGAGACCTCGAGAGGAGGTTCAGGCTTGACAACCCGCAGATAGATGTCCAGGACGTCGGTAAGGGCGACCTGAACGCCAGGGTTGTGGCGAACAGGCTCGCAAGCTCGCTGGAGCACGGCTGGTACTTCCGAAAGGCAGGGCAGTCGATGCTGCGCAGGGTGATGGACTCCGGAGCGCTCGGGTGCGAGATAGTGATCAGCGGCAAGCTGACCGGTCCTAGGGCGCGTGTCGAGAAGTTCCTCGCCGGCTACATAAAGCACTCAGGAAAGCCAGCTGAGGAGATAGTCGATACAGGCTATGCTGTTGCTGTGAAGAAGCTCGGCGCGATCGGCTGCCAGGTCAGGATAGTCCCACCAGGCGCTGTTCTGCCCGACGACTTCCAGATAAAGGCACCGCCAGAGGAGCCTGAGGCGAAGGAAACGGTGCCTGTGGCTGCCCCCTCTACAGCTCCTGAGACGCAGGAGAAGGTAGAGGAGAAGAAGAGCGAGCTGGACAGGCTTCTCGATGAGCCGGTCGATGCGCCTTCGGCAACAAAAGAGGTCCAGGAGCTGGCTCCTCAGGAGCCGGAGAGCGGGACCGGGATGAGCGAGGCTGAGACCCATGGCGATATTCAGGATTGA
- a CDS encoding 30S ribosomal protein S19, which translates to MAKRAGSKLPKRKEEFTYRGYRVSELAKMRLEEIAELLPSRQRRSLRRGLSKEHRKFMAKLRARGTAKTHLRDAIVLPEMVGKVVEIHNGKTFQRVEIIPEMIGHYLGEYALTRARVIHGAAGVGATRSSKFVPLK; encoded by the coding sequence GTGGCGAAGAGAGCAGGATCCAAGCTTCCCAAGAGGAAGGAGGAGTTCACCTACAGGGGCTACAGGGTGTCGGAGCTCGCAAAGATGCGCCTGGAGGAGATCGCAGAGCTTCTGCCATCAAGGCAGCGGAGATCGCTCAGGCGGGGTCTCTCGAAGGAGCACAGGAAGTTCATGGCGAAGCTCAGAGCCAGGGGAACTGCAAAGACGCATCTGAGGGATGCGATAGTGCTCCCTGAGATGGTCGGGAAGGTCGTGGAGATACACAACGGAAAGACCTTCCAGCGCGTGGAGATCATTCCTGAGATGATAGGCCATTACCTTGGAGAGTACGCTCTTACGAGGGCCAGGGTGATTCACGGCGCTGCAGGCGTCGGAGCAACGCGGTCGAGCAAGTTCGTGCCGCTAAAGTGA
- a CDS encoding 50S ribosomal protein L2 has product MGKRIISQNRGKGTPTYRAPSHRYRADIKHIKFSGDLVRGVVEDIMHDPARTAPVALVRLENGEKQYVLATEGTYVGQEIACGPAAEIQPGNTLPLASIPEGMPICNIESKPGHGGQFARASGVYGILVAHDVGATVVQLPSGEMKWLNPNCMATIGVVAGGGRTEKPLVKAGKSFYKYRSKAAKWPKVRGVAMNAVDHPFGGGGRQHPGRPKTVSRGTPPGRKVGSIAARRTGKR; this is encoded by the coding sequence ATGGGCAAGAGAATAATATCACAGAACAGGGGCAAGGGAACACCCACATACCGTGCGCCATCACACAGATACAGAGCTGATATAAAGCACATCAAGTTCAGCGGGGATCTTGTTCGCGGTGTTGTGGAGGATATCATGCACGACCCTGCCAGGACGGCTCCTGTAGCGCTCGTGAGGCTTGAGAATGGTGAGAAGCAGTATGTTCTCGCCACAGAGGGCACGTATGTAGGTCAGGAGATCGCCTGCGGGCCTGCTGCCGAGATACAGCCCGGCAACACCCTGCCGCTGGCGAGCATACCTGAGGGCATGCCTATATGCAATATAGAGTCGAAGCCGGGCCATGGCGGACAGTTCGCCAGGGCAAGCGGCGTCTACGGGATACTTGTGGCTCATGACGTGGGTGCGACCGTGGTTCAGCTTCCGAGCGGAGAGATGAAGTGGTTGAATCCGAACTGCATGGCGACCATAGGCGTTGTCGCAGGCGGCGGGAGAACTGAGAAGCCCCTGGTGAAGGCAGGAAAGAGTTTCTACAAGTACAGATCGAAGGCTGCGAAGTGGCCGAAGGTCAGGGGTGTGGCCATGAACGCCGTGGACCATCCCTTCGGCGGCGGCGGGCGCCAGCATCCGGGCAGGCCCAAGACCGTGAGCAGGGGCACACCTCCTGGGCGTAAGGTCGGATCGATAGCGGCTCGCAGGACGGGCAAACGCTAG
- a CDS encoding RNA methyltransferase — MSGPCERSILIPSSYTMETADPRLRTAKVGLIARAAAVFRIDRIVVYRDDEFDDSRFISTVLRYAETPQYLRKLLFPRMRELRHAGVLPPLRTAHHPVGSRSSTLKVGEIRVGVVVESVGSDGGAWVEVGLDRPVPLKSERRFQKGQRLNVRIFSLSPLAAEPVDRSEIPGYWGYETIVVDSAEDYLLSRDEFIVATSRRGTPVSFDLLNQIERSSSKGLAVVFGSPARGVDAFLSREMLERCCVINTIPHQGTETVRVEEAVFSTLALLNLVRLEE, encoded by the coding sequence TGGAGACGGCAGATCCGCGCCTTCGCACCGCGAAGGTCGGGCTTATCGCAAGGGCTGCGGCGGTCTTCCGCATCGACCGGATCGTCGTGTATCGCGATGACGAGTTCGACGATTCCAGGTTCATAAGCACAGTGCTGCGGTATGCAGAGACTCCGCAGTACCTGCGGAAGCTCCTCTTCCCCAGGATGAGGGAGCTGAGGCATGCGGGAGTTCTGCCGCCGCTGAGAACCGCCCATCATCCAGTTGGCTCCAGAAGCTCAACGCTCAAGGTAGGCGAGATAAGAGTCGGCGTGGTAGTAGAAAGCGTCGGATCTGATGGTGGCGCGTGGGTTGAGGTCGGTCTCGACCGCCCTGTACCCCTCAAATCGGAGAGGAGATTCCAGAAGGGGCAGCGCCTGAACGTCAGGATCTTTTCGCTGAGTCCACTCGCCGCTGAGCCTGTGGACCGGAGTGAGATACCCGGATACTGGGGCTACGAGACGATAGTCGTGGACAGTGCGGAGGATTACCTCCTCTCCAGGGACGAGTTCATCGTGGCCACATCCAGAAGGGGAACTCCGGTGAGCTTTGATCTGCTCAACCAGATAGAGAGATCAAGCTCAAAAGGGCTTGCGGTGGTGTTCGGCTCCCCCGCACGGGGCGTTGATGCGTTTCTGAGCCGCGAGATGCTGGAGAGATGCTGCGTGATCAACACAATTCCGCATCAGGGAACTGAAACGGTTCGTGTCGAGGAGGCCGTCTTCTCGACGCTTGCCCTGCTGAACCTGGTGCGTCTGGAGGAGTAA
- the rpmC gene encoding 50S ribosomal protein L29 translates to MAIFRIDEIRNMSSEELEEELRKLEVELIRERGAVRAGGAPEKPGRIREIRRTIARMKTVQRERVRK, encoded by the coding sequence ATGGCGATATTCAGGATTGATGAGATCAGGAACATGAGCTCGGAGGAGCTCGAGGAGGAGCTCCGGAAGCTTGAGGTGGAGCTTATACGCGAGCGGGGTGCTGTGAGGGCAGGTGGCGCTCCTGAGAAGCCCGGAAGGATCAGAGAGATCCGCCGGACGATCGCAAGGATGAAGACCGTGCAGAGGGAGCGCGTCAGGAAGTGA